One Paraglaciecola mesophila genomic region harbors:
- a CDS encoding isopenicillin N synthase family oxygenase, which translates to MQLLAVDYKAPDADKKFVESLRKTGFGVLKNHPIEQSSVTSIYENWQAFFNTDDKLHYAFDNQSHDGFFSTKVSETAKGFKKKDIKEYFHYYPWGKCPPDLKQELQDYYQAANDLASELLGWVEKYSPPEVAANYSEPLSGMAVDSDQTLLRILHYPPITGSEEPDAIRAAAHEDINLLTILPSANEPGLQVKGTGDEWIDVPCDFGTLIVNIGDMLQEASGGYFPSTSHRVINPEGADQSKSRISLPLFLHPRPEVVLSKRHTAKTYLAERLRELGVA; encoded by the coding sequence ATGCAATTGCTCGCCGTCGACTATAAAGCGCCAGACGCGGACAAAAAGTTCGTTGAATCACTACGTAAAACGGGATTCGGTGTTCTTAAAAATCATCCCATTGAACAATCTTCGGTAACCAGTATCTATGAGAATTGGCAGGCCTTTTTCAATACTGACGATAAACTTCACTATGCTTTTGATAACCAAAGCCATGATGGTTTTTTTTCAACCAAAGTTTCTGAAACAGCAAAGGGATTTAAAAAGAAAGATATTAAAGAATACTTTCATTACTATCCTTGGGGGAAATGCCCACCTGACTTAAAGCAAGAGCTACAAGATTATTACCAAGCAGCTAATGACTTAGCTTCTGAGCTACTTGGCTGGGTTGAAAAATACTCCCCCCCTGAGGTAGCCGCAAATTACAGTGAACCACTTTCTGGCATGGCTGTAGATAGCGATCAAACACTTTTGCGCATTTTACACTACCCACCTATCACTGGTAGTGAAGAGCCCGATGCCATCCGCGCGGCAGCCCATGAAGATATTAATCTACTGACAATTCTGCCCTCAGCAAATGAGCCGGGATTACAAGTAAAAGGCACTGGGGATGAATGGATCGATGTCCCTTGTGACTTCGGCACTCTGATCGTGAATATCGGTGATATGCTGCAAGAGGCATCTGGTGGTTACTTCCCGTCTACCTCTCATCGCGTCATCAATCCTGAAGGCGCTGATCAAAGTAAGTCGCGTATCTCGCTGCCGTTATTTTTACACCCTCGCCCAGAGGTTGTATTGTCAAAGCGCCATACGGCGAAAACGTATTTGGCTGAACGCCTACGTGAACTGGGCGTAGCATAG
- a CDS encoding tetratricopeptide repeat protein, translating into MNNMTKQHTFWLTLLFLFSLTACQSAPTVKHVSGPILQDNLFPGAKDIAVESEKEIFRLDKNARRYVQQTVGHIKDPIERTETLARSIFKRLNFDLLYRGDANTTANETFHNRAANCLSLSIMTYALANEADLGVKFQDIQIPEYWTRREGVSLLNGHINLEIVPKQRSSNSFYFYKRGYQIDFDPQTLRQHFPKKTLSKQQVIAMFYNNKGADALINNDRNTAYAYFAAALEVQPDFDSALVNLGFLYRVSKQYDLSERVYLRALASSPDNLTAWENLAYLYTYSNRIEQANEILSRVESKRLRNPFYHLDLGRREFDRGDMQSALTHFTRALAIDKGRHEIFYALAKTYHALGEVSQTERYLKKAKRTTKNLQEKELYQGKLDLLSRI; encoded by the coding sequence GTGAATAATATGACAAAGCAGCATACATTCTGGTTAACTCTACTGTTTTTATTTAGCTTAACAGCTTGTCAATCAGCCCCGACCGTTAAACATGTTTCCGGTCCTATTTTACAAGACAATTTATTTCCGGGTGCTAAAGATATTGCGGTCGAATCGGAAAAAGAGATTTTTCGTTTAGATAAAAACGCCCGCAGATATGTTCAGCAAACTGTGGGACACATAAAAGATCCTATTGAGCGAACGGAAACCTTAGCACGCAGTATTTTCAAGCGCCTAAACTTTGATTTACTTTATCGAGGTGATGCAAACACAACCGCCAACGAAACCTTTCACAATCGTGCAGCGAATTGTTTGTCGCTATCTATTATGACCTACGCCTTAGCCAATGAGGCTGATTTAGGGGTTAAGTTTCAAGATATACAAATTCCCGAATATTGGACGCGTCGCGAAGGGGTGAGTCTGCTAAATGGACACATTAATTTGGAAATCGTGCCAAAGCAACGTAGTTCAAATTCATTCTATTTTTATAAACGGGGCTATCAAATCGATTTTGATCCACAAACGTTAAGACAGCATTTCCCTAAGAAGACCTTGTCGAAGCAACAGGTCATTGCGATGTTTTATAACAATAAAGGCGCTGATGCCTTAATAAATAATGATAGGAATACGGCGTATGCATATTTCGCGGCGGCGCTTGAGGTTCAGCCTGACTTTGACTCGGCATTGGTGAATCTCGGGTTTTTATACCGCGTCTCAAAACAATATGATTTGTCAGAACGGGTGTACTTACGCGCGTTGGCCTCTTCTCCCGATAACTTGACCGCGTGGGAAAACTTGGCGTATTTGTATACCTACTCAAATCGAATTGAACAGGCGAATGAAATCCTTTCTCGGGTCGAAAGCAAGCGCTTAAGAAACCCATTTTATCATTTAGATTTAGGTAGAAGAGAATTTGACCGTGGGGATATGCAATCTGCTTTGACGCACTTTACCCGTGCGCTGGCCATTGATAAGGGTCGCCATGAAATCTTTTATGCATTGGCTAAAACCTATCATGCTCTCGGAGAAGTTTCTCAAACAGAACGCTATTTGAAGAAGGCAAAACGTACAACTAAGAACCTGCAAGAAAAAGAGTTGTATCAAGGAAAGTTAGACTTACTGTCACGTATATGA
- a CDS encoding 3'-5' exonuclease, whose amino-acid sequence MLEKLKKWWAPKAKIPEKWLNMPLAEIPFLCIDLELTSLDLSATRILSIGWVEGKGKQIELQSCFYQVVSTTASLNQSPVIHGLTAEEIAQGQPVRIALEALVKYASSHVWVFHCTGLDMTVLNGVFKKLNIPLPTVVTLDTLRFGLYQLTKNLRPPPPNAVVLPVCRARYNLPAVPAHNALDDAMATLELLFAQIQKFAPKNSDTLKSLLVTDAIEVFAATTE is encoded by the coding sequence ATGCTGGAAAAACTTAAAAAGTGGTGGGCACCCAAAGCAAAAATACCGGAAAAATGGCTAAATATGCCCTTAGCGGAGATCCCTTTTCTGTGTATTGATTTAGAGCTTACATCGTTAGACTTAAGTGCGACCAGAATATTGTCGATTGGCTGGGTGGAAGGAAAAGGAAAACAAATCGAACTGCAAAGCTGCTTCTATCAAGTGGTATCGACTACCGCTTCTTTAAATCAAAGTCCGGTAATACATGGTTTAACGGCGGAAGAGATAGCCCAAGGGCAACCGGTGCGCATTGCGCTCGAAGCGTTAGTAAAGTATGCCAGTAGCCATGTATGGGTATTTCACTGCACTGGCTTAGATATGACTGTTTTGAATGGCGTATTCAAAAAATTAAACATTCCCCTGCCCACTGTGGTGACCTTAGACACATTGCGCTTTGGCTTGTATCAACTGACCAAAAATTTACGTCCGCCTCCGCCAAACGCTGTCGTTTTACCTGTCTGTAGGGCGCGCTATAACTTGCCAGCAGTACCTGCCCACAACGCACTGGATGATGCAATGGCGACCTTGGAGTTGCTGTTTGCGCAGATTCAAAAGTTTGCCCCAAAAAATAGCGACACACTGAAGAGCCTTTTGGTAACAGACGCCATCGAGGTCTTTGCGGCAACTACAGAATAA
- a CDS encoding DUF294 nucleotidyltransferase-like domain-containing protein, translating into MNHIPQHILEFLRDSAPFDVLDEHELNALAETITVAYFSQEDVANILKQQQGGLFLIYNGQYSVKDSAEAERHVSDGDYFGCDNLWQKQPNTITITVDSPGLVYCIPKKTFAHNAKSHPSIEVFFRNYTSEQIYSEQVDDSKSMWLYKPIREVISDGVVSEDINSSILQGVQKMSHSSVSSLVITDNQALVGILTDRDIRNRVVAQQTDVNLAVSEIMTQDPVKISDQRTLFDALCVMTEHNVHHLPVVDKNTGVPLGMLTASDMIRHQRGNVLFVINELTKAPSLYELTRLSWQLPHYFSKHAKRLGDFDIAGKVLSQATDIMTRKLIGFYQQQNGEAPMEFCWLVYGSQAREDQTMGSDQDNGLLFATEPTVQQSEYFADMAEYVCRGLDKCGIKLCTGNIMASNPVLRMSVAQAVQQAQSWVREPSPEAILNCNIFLDVRAVAGNRFLLSQLHLERKELLKQSRFIAALTRHASDGHVPLSMFQKFVYKKGLAKKDCIDLKNSGVAIINNLVRIYSLANGLTIPSIPQRLDGLLSHSGLSSKDVKNLRDIWLLLNRLRWRHQIQNKVTDNYVSISDLSSIEKYQLKEAMRVIRRTQQAAIFKFAGGLG; encoded by the coding sequence ATGAATCATATCCCTCAGCATATCTTAGAGTTTTTGCGTGATTCCGCTCCCTTTGATGTACTTGATGAGCATGAATTAAATGCGTTAGCTGAGACGATCACGGTAGCTTATTTTAGCCAAGAGGATGTCGCGAATATCTTAAAGCAGCAACAAGGCGGCTTATTTCTTATCTACAATGGGCAATACTCTGTCAAAGACTCAGCTGAGGCAGAGCGGCATGTTAGTGATGGGGATTATTTTGGGTGCGATAATCTTTGGCAAAAACAGCCGAACACCATCACTATAACGGTCGACAGCCCAGGCTTAGTGTACTGCATCCCTAAAAAGACATTTGCACATAATGCAAAGAGCCACCCTAGCATTGAAGTCTTTTTTCGCAATTACACGTCAGAACAGATATACAGCGAACAGGTCGATGACTCTAAATCCATGTGGCTGTACAAACCCATTCGAGAAGTGATTTCTGACGGAGTCGTGAGCGAAGATATCAACAGCAGTATTCTACAAGGTGTGCAAAAAATGTCGCACAGCAGCGTTTCGTCACTTGTGATCACTGATAATCAAGCTTTGGTTGGGATTTTAACTGACAGGGATATTCGTAATCGAGTCGTTGCCCAGCAGACCGATGTAAATTTGGCTGTAAGCGAAATCATGACTCAGGACCCAGTGAAAATTAGCGATCAACGCACGCTATTTGATGCCCTATGCGTGATGACTGAGCACAATGTACATCATTTACCGGTTGTAGATAAAAATACCGGTGTACCCTTAGGGATGCTTACAGCCAGTGACATGATCCGTCACCAAAGAGGGAATGTATTATTTGTTATTAATGAGCTGACTAAAGCGCCTTCTTTGTATGAATTAACACGGCTTTCCTGGCAGCTTCCCCATTACTTTTCAAAACATGCCAAGCGATTAGGCGATTTTGATATTGCCGGCAAGGTGTTATCTCAAGCAACAGACATCATGACGCGCAAGTTGATTGGGTTTTATCAACAACAAAATGGTGAAGCGCCCATGGAGTTTTGCTGGCTAGTGTACGGTTCTCAGGCTCGAGAAGACCAAACTATGGGCTCCGATCAGGACAACGGGTTGTTATTTGCTACTGAACCTACTGTGCAGCAGTCCGAATATTTTGCCGACATGGCTGAGTATGTGTGCAGGGGATTGGATAAATGCGGAATTAAACTGTGCACGGGTAATATTATGGCCAGTAACCCCGTTTTACGAATGTCGGTGGCGCAAGCGGTACAACAAGCCCAAAGCTGGGTTAGAGAGCCTAGTCCTGAGGCTATATTAAACTGCAATATATTTCTCGATGTGCGCGCAGTGGCGGGCAATCGCTTTTTGCTTTCTCAGTTGCATTTAGAGCGGAAGGAACTTCTCAAACAATCTCGGTTTATAGCCGCGTTAACGCGCCATGCAAGTGATGGGCATGTACCTTTATCCATGTTTCAAAAGTTTGTGTATAAAAAAGGCTTAGCGAAAAAAGACTGTATTGATTTAAAGAACAGCGGCGTGGCAATTATTAATAATCTAGTACGTATTTATTCTTTGGCAAACGGCTTGACGATACCATCGATTCCACAGCGCCTTGATGGCTTACTATCTCATTCTGGATTATCCAGTAAAGACGTAAAGAATTTGCGTGATATTTGGTTATTGTTGAATCGTTTACGTTGGCGTCATCAAATTCAGAATAAAGTGACAGACAATTACGTTTCCATTAGCGACTTATCGTCTATCGAAAAGTACCAACTAAAAGAGGCTATGCGTGTTATAAGACGCACGCAACAGGCCGCCATATTCAAATTTGCTGGTGGTTTAGGGTAA